The genomic interval AACAAGCCCGATGTGTCGTGGCAAGGCCTTTGATGGTCCACTTTCAGCCATATATTTTTCTTATCGGAAGGGCAAAATCAAGATAGATCGTTGTTTCTCGTGGATTTTTCTTATCTTTTCTCATCCAATTTCTTTATCTTTCATGTGAAAATCTTATCGAAGTGAGTCTTACGTGTGAGTATCTTATCATATGAAGATGCTCGTGTGAAACTCTTATCGCGGCAGTCTCGCTGTAGGAAAATCGTATCAGCTATCCAATTAACTTTACAGAATGGAAAAACGGAGGATAAAGAGCATGTGGTGGAAAATGACATTCGTCAACACGAAATGTCACGTTACACCGATAGCCACAAGAAACCTGTGGTTGATTAGGAATAATCTTTGTATCTGGCGGAATCCATTAGTGCCGAGCCTGATTCGGGTCGGAGGAAATGTGGTCCCATATGCAACTCGCACAATCGATAGATTGGGATCGTATCGATCATCAACCTCCCCGTCTTTCTCCGACGATTGAGGGTAAGTATGAAGTGCGAATTGCGGAAAATCCGCCTGAAGTTGCCGCGGCTTTGAGACTGCGGCATCAGGTTTTCAACGTCGAGATGGGATCGAATGCAAACAGAACGCCGGTCAATTCTCAGCTG from Acidobacteriota bacterium carries:
- a CDS encoding GNAT family N-acetyltransferase, which codes for MQLAQSIDWDRIDHQPPRLSPTIEGKYEVRIAENPPEVAAALRLRHQVFNVEMGSNANRTPVNSQLEFDAYDFKCKHLVFSIERQAKRLGPTDLTALILPGL